The following coding sequences are from one Triticum dicoccoides isolate Atlit2015 ecotype Zavitan chromosome 4A, WEW_v2.0, whole genome shotgun sequence window:
- the LOC119287556 gene encoding B3 domain-containing protein Os06g0194400-like produces the protein MAESNSYEEQRRRQIEENRRKLEELRLHHLSAAVREAAARPKPNPNPRPKPKAPPPGELRRSGRVASLPEQPNYLAGAKQRDYQGLYANEVWKGATDEEKATASAKAEDLQRQIHQIRWPAFVKPITHACASRANFMTIPKQFTEYLPAHDEPVVVVDEADDESHMMYNASRQGRHCYLSKGWREFAVDYDLENGDCLVFQLIESAKFKVYIFRATPDYESDQTSEDSEDEQK, from the exons ATGGCGGAATCCAACTCGTACGAGGAGCAGCGCCGGAGGCAGATTGAGGAGAACCGCCGGAAGCTGGAGGAGCTCCGCCTGCACCACCTCTCCGCCGCCGTCCGCGAGGCCGCCGCCAGGCCCAAGCCCAACCCCAACCCCAGGCCG AAGCCCAAGGCCCCGCcccccggcgagctccggcggtcCGGCCGCGTCGCCAGCCTCCCGGAGCAGCCCAACTACCTCGCGGGCGCAAAGCAGCGCGACTACCAGGGACTGTACGCCAATGAAGTTTGGAAAGGGGCAACCGACGAGGAGAAGGCCACCGCCTCCGCCAAGGCCGAGGATCTCCAGCGCCAGATTCACCAGATCCGCTGGCCCGCCTTCGTCAAGCCCATCACCCACGCCTGCGCCAGCAGGGCAAACTTTATG ACAATCCCGAAGCAGTTCACCGAGTACCTCCCGGCGCACGATGAGCCAGTCGTCGTGGTGGATGAGGCGGATGACGAGTCCCACATGATGTACAATGCCAGCAGACAGGGCAGACACTGCTACCTCAGCAAGGGGTGGAGAGAGTTTGCCGTCGACTATGACCTTGAAAATGGCGATTGCTTGGTTTTTCAGCTGATAGAGAGCGCAAAGTTCAAG GTCTACATTTTTAGAGCAACCCCAGACTATGAAAGCGACCAAACTTCCGAGGACTCTGAGGATGAACAGAAGTGA
- the LOC119287555 gene encoding B3 domain-containing protein Os06g0194400-like yields the protein MAESNSYEEQRRRQVEENRRKLDELRLHHLSAAVREAAARPRPKPKPKPKRKAPGPGELRRSGRVAGLPEQPNYLKGAQQRDYEEVYAAYDARIWKGPTDEQRAAAVAKAEELRRRIHRIRRPAFVKTMTHVCASRAKPMMIPTHFIEHLPAHDEAVVLVNEADVEFKMLCSASKQGRHRYLSKGWREFAVHHDLENGDCLVFHLIESAMFKVYIFRANPDYESDQTSDDSEDEQ from the exons ATGGCGGAATCCAACTCGTACGAGGAGCAGCGCCGGAGGCAGGTGGAGGAGAACCGCCGGAAGCTGGATGAGCTGCGCCTGCACCACCTCTCCGCCGCCGTCCGCGAGGCCGCCGCCAGGCCCAGGCCCAAGCCCAAGCCCAAGCCG AAGCGGAAGGCCCCGGggcccggcgagctccggcggtcCGGCCGCGTCGCCGGCCTCCCGGAGCAGCCCAACTACCTCAAGGGCGCGCAGCAGCGCGACTACGAGGAAGTGTACGCCGCATATGACGCTCGTATTTGGAAAGGACCGACCGACGAACAGagggccgccgccgtcgccaaggCCGAGGAGCTCCGGCGCCGGATCCACCGCATTCGCCGGCCCGCCTTCGTCAAGACCATGACCCACGTCTGCGCCAGCAGGGCAAAACCGATG ATGATCCCGACGCACTTCATCGAGCACCTCCCGGCGCACGATGAGGCGGTCGTCTTGGTGAATGAGGCGGATGTCGAGTTCAAAATGCTGTGCAGTGCCAGCAAACAGGGCAGGCACCGCTACCTCAGCAAGGGGTGGAGAGAGTTTGCCGTCCACCATGACCTTGAAAATGGCGATTGCTTGGTTTTCCATCTGATAGAGAGCGCAATGTTCAAG